Genomic window (Ureibacillus composti):
CAGGTCTTGGAACAAACGTGGCAAAAGCAATTGTGCAAGCTCGAGGCGACGGTGAGTTTCTATCGAAAGAAGATTTGCAACAACGAGGTCGTGTATCGAAATCGTTAATTGAGTATATGGACCAATTAGGCTGTCTAGAAGGTTTACCAGATGCAAATCAACTTTCATTATTTTAGTGAAAAACTTTTTCTTTAGAAGATAATTCCTTTGTTTCAGACGCGAATTTCTATTTCCGGTAAGAGGATTGCATGAAAGATTCAACTTTTTTGCAAAGATACACTACTGAACAAAGGGGAAGTCGAAAGCAAAGTGACGCAAATTTCACTCGCGATCATCGAGATTGGGAGTGGTCACCCTAGTTTGTCAAGTCTTCTATAATTACCTAAATTTGCATTCAACAAAGTTTTATGCTATTGTTATGGTAATAATTTGTTGATAGTTTTCCAGCAAAAGAGTGGGGTTATTCTCCGCTCTTTTCTGTTGTTTTACTACCAAACAAATTTTCTCTAAAACAGAAAGCGGGCGCAGGGTAACAGTAGCTTCTGTTTTAATAAGAATGAAAAATTAACAAGACAATTACGTGGGAGGATCCTATGAGCAAAGTTACGTCAGTAATTGAACAACTTGTTACACCAATTCTAGAAGAGTTAAATCTTGAGCTAGTCGATATAGAATTTGTGAAAGAAGGTCGAAACTGGTTCCTTCGTATCTATATAGATACTCCTGAAGGCGGAATTGACATTGACCAATGTGCGTTAGTAAGCGAACGTTTAAGTGTACTTCTGGATGAAAACGACCCAATTGAGCAAAACTACTATTTAGAAGTTTCTTCCCCTGGCGCAGAACGTCCACTAAAAAAAGAATCGGACTTTGAAAAAGCAGTAGGAAAATTTATATATGTTAAAACATATGAGCCAATTAAAGATCTGAAAGAATTCCAAGGATATTTAACTGCATATACTGAACAAGGTTTAGAAATGGAAGTTCGTATTAAAACACGTAAAATCAAACTTTTAGTCGAAAAGGAAAAGGTTGCAAAAGCCAGACTTGCAATAGACTTTTCATCAAACTAGCAATTTAGGAGTGAAATTGAAAATGGGTAGTGAACTACTAGATGCTTTAACTGCTCTTGAAGAGCAAAAAGGCATTTCAAGGGACGTGCTAGTAGAAGCAATCGAAGCAGCACTAGTTACTGCATATAAAAGAAACTTCAATCAAGCACAAAATGTCCGCGTTGATTTAAATTTAAATAATGGGTCTATGATTGTTTACGCACGTAAAAACGTAGTAGACGAAGTGGAAGATGATCGTCTAGAAATCGCGATTGAAGATGCAAAACTAATTAATCCAGCATATGAAATTGGGGATGTATTAGAAGAGGAAGTAACTCCTCGTAACTTTGGTCGTATTGCTGCTCAAACGGCTAAACAAGTAGTAACACAACGTGTGCGTGAAGCTGAACGTGGCTTAATTTATGAAGAATACGTTGACCGCACAGATGATATCGTAACAGGTACGATTGAGCGTCAAGATGCACGTAATATTTATGTAAGCTTAGGCAAGGTTGAGGCTGCATTACCAGTGAATGAACAAATTCAAGGGGAAGCATATCGCCCTCAATCACGTTTGAAAGTGTATATTACAAAAGTAGAACGTACAACTCGTGGCCCACAAGTAATTGTTTCTCGTACACATCCAGGGCTATTGCGCCGCCTTTTCGAAATGGAAGTACCAGAAATTTATGAAGGCATTGTCGAAATTAAATCAATTGCTCGTGAAGCAGGAGATCGTTCTAAAATTTCGGTTGTGGCAAATAATGAAGAAGTCGATGCAGTTGGTGCTTGTGTAGGAGCAAAAGGTGCTCGTGTACAAACCATTGTTAACGAATTAAACGGTGAAAAGATTGATATCGTTGAATGGTCAGAGGATCCAATCGTATTCGTAGCAAATGCATTAAGCCCATCAAAGGTGTTAGATGTACTTGTGAATGAAGAAGAAAAGTCTACAACAGTTGTTGTTCCAGATTATCAATTATCACTAGCCATCGGTAAACGCGGTCAAAATGCTAGACTTGCTGCGAAATTAACAGGTTGGAAAATTGACATTAAAAGTGAAACAGATGCTCGTGAAGCGGGAATTTATCCTTCTGAGACAAGCGCATTCATTTCACAAGTTGATGATGACAATAATTTCTCATATGATGATGTTGAATATGACCTTTATGGTGATGATGAGGAATAAACAACGATCAAGTTAAATCGCAAATGCAGTCATTTTCGGAGCTTGCGGTAAAATAGGTAAAAGAACATAATGTTAACTTTTGCGTATGATGTTTGAGTAGGGAAGGTGAATACTCATGACGACTAAAAAGAAGGTGCCTTTACGTAAATGCGTCGCAACAGGTGAGATGCTTCCAAAAAAGTCAATGTTACGTGTTGTTCGCACAAAAGAGGGCGAAGTAGCAGTCGATGTAACGGGTAAAAAATCAGGTCGTGGAGCGTACATCTCTAAATCTGAGGAAGCCGTTGACATCGCACAAAAGAAAAATATATTAGAGCGTCAACTAGAAGTGGAAATTCCTGATGAAGTGTATGACGAACTCATTCGACTTATTCGTAGGGAGTCCATTCTATGAGCAACGAAAAAGTGCTTCAGTTACTAGGTTTAGCAGCTAGAGCACGTAAAGTAATATCAGGCGAAGAGCTCGTTGTGAAGGAAATTCGCAATGGAAAGGCGAAGCTTGTACTACTAGCTGATGACGCTTCACATAATTCTAGCAAGAAAATCAAAGATAAATGTACGTATTACAACGTTGAGTATCATGTGGTTGGCGATAGATACGCCATCGGACATGCTACTGGTAAAGAAGCGCGGGTCGCAGTCGCTATTACAGATAGTGGATTTGCGAAAAAGATGTCTAGTCTACTCAACGAAAAATAATCGGGGGTGAGCAGATGACCAAAATAAGAGTTCATGAATATGCCAAAAAAGTTAATAAATCAAGTAAAGAAATAGTTGAACAACTAAAAGAACTAAACATTACGGTTACAAACCATATGTCAACGCTTGAAAGTGATGCTATTACGAAATTAGATTCTGTATATGGAGCAGCAAAACAACCTGTTACTGCTACAGCAAATGCTTCAAAAGAATCAGGTCATAAAAATAATCCAACTAACCGTGATGGTAACAAACAATCATCTTCACAACAAAGACCATCTACTAACGTTAGACCAAATAATTCATCAAATAATAATCGCCAGAATAACCAAGGCAATAGCCGACCAAGCAATAACCAAGGTGGGGGCAATCGTCCAAATAATCAAGGCGGTAACCGTCCAAACAATCAGGGTGGCAATAACAACAACCGTAATGATCAACGTAATAATCAAAAAGGTGGTCCTGGTGCTCGTAAAAAACCAGGAATTCACGGTGGGAAAAGACGTCATCCAAAAACTCATCAACCAACACTTCCTGCAGTTCCAAAAGAACTTCCAGAAAAAATTACGTTCTATGAATCATTATCAGTTGCTGAACTAGCGAAAAAATTACATCGCGAACCTTCTGAACTTATCAAAAAATTATTCATGCTTGGTGTAATGGCAACAATTAACCAAGAGTTGGATAAAGATGCAATCGAATTAATCTGTGCGGATTATGGCGTTGAAGTAGAAGAAGAAGTACGCGTTGATAAAACAGACCTAGATGTTTACTTCGAACAAGCAGAAGTGAATGAGGAAGAATTAGCAGAACGTCCACCAGTTGTAACAATTATGGGACACGTTGACCATGGTAAAACAACTTTACTTGACTCAATTCGTAACACGAAAGTAACTGCTGGAGAAGCAGGTGGAATTACGCAACATATCGGTGCTTACCAAGTAAATTTAGATGGTAAGAAGATTACATTCCTTGATACACCTGGTCACGCTGCGTTCACTACAATGCGTGCACGTGGTGCGAGTATCACGGACATTGCGATCATCGTAGTTGCTGCAGATGATGGTGTAATGCCACAAACGGTTGAAGCCATCAACCATGCGAAAGCGGCAGAAGTGCCAATTATCGTTGCAGTTAACAAAATGGATAAACCAACAGCTAACCCAGACCGTGTAATGCAAGAACTAACTGAACATGGTTTAGTTCCTGAAGACTGGGGAGGAGATACAATCTTCGTTCCGATTTCTGCCCTAAAAGGTGAAGGAATTGATTCGCTACTAGAAATGATTCTGTTAGTTTCTGAAGTAGCTGAACTAAAAGCAACACCAAACCGTTCTGCAATCGGAACAGTAATCGAAGCTCGTCTAGATAAAGGCCGCGGTTCTGTAGCCACTCTTTTAGTTCAAGACGGTACACTGAACATTGGTGATGCAATCGTAGTAGGTCATGCTTATGGTCGTGTCCGTGCGATGGTTAACGATTTAGGTCGTCGTATTAAAGAAGCTGGCCCTGCAACACCTGTGGAGATTACAGGTATGAATGAAGTACCTCAAGCAGGTGACCGTTTCGTTGTATTCGCAGATGAGAAAACAGCTCGTCAAGTTGGTGAATCTCGTGCGATGTCAGCTATTCAAGCAAGTCGTTCAGAAAAACAACGTGTTACACTTGATAACTTATTTGAACAAATGTCTCAAGGCGATGTGAAAGAATTAAATGTCATCGTCAAAGCGGATGTTCAAGGTACTGTGGAAGCAATGGCCGCATCATTAATGAAAATTGATGTTGAAGGCGTAAATGTTAAAATTATCCACACAGGTGCAGGTGCAATTACGGAATCAGATATTTCACTTGCTGCCGCATCGAATGCAATCGTAATTGGATTCAATGTACGTCCTGATGTAAATGCTAAACGCGCAGCAGATGAAGAAGGCGTTGAAATTCGTTTACACCGTATTATTTATAAAGTAATCGAAGAAATTGAAGCGGCGATGAAAGGTATGCTAGACCCTGAATTTGAAGAAAAAATCATCGGTCAAGCAGAAGTTCGTCAAACAATTAAAGTGTCGAAAGTCGGTACAATTGCTGGTTCTTATATCACAGAAGGTAAATTCACTCGTGATTCTGGAGTTCGTGTAATTCGTGAAGGCATCGTTGTATTTGAAGGTGAACTAGATTCGCTAAAACGTTTCAAAGACGATGCAAAAGAAGTCGCAAAAGGCTACGAATGTGGTATCACAATTAAAAACTATAACGACATTAAAGAAGGCGACATCCTTGAAGCCTTCATAATGGAAGAAATTAAGAGATCGTGATAGTCTACGCTGAGGTTGAATTTCTAATTCCAACTGCCCATTCGTTAAAGGAAAAGCGTGCTGTTCTTCAGAGAATGATTACTCGAACAAAGCAAAAGTTTAACGTATCGGTCGCAGAAATAGATCACCAAAATGTATGGCAACGTACAAGATTGGCAATTGTTTCTGTCGCTTCATCTAAAACAAGCGCAGAAAGCGAAATCAACTACGCACTTCAATTTCTAAAATCAAATCCAGAATGGGAACAACTAGAAGTCTGGAAAGAATATTTATAATTCGAGAAGGTCAAATAAATAACCTCTCCAAAAAATGAGATACTATCATAGAGAAATACTTAAGGTGTGTAAGTGTTCTCGTTAAGTCTTCAAGGACTTAAAGACGGGCTTTGCTTAAATCAAGAAGTAGTCAATTGCTTCTTGATGAAGGCGGCCGCACGGTACCACTTTAAGAAAGAGGTGGCAAACTATGTCATTACGTTCAAATCGTGTTGGGGAACAAATGAAAAAAGAGCTTGGGGAAATCATTGGCCGCAAGATCAAGGACCCACGTGTTGGTTTCGTAACGGTAACTGATGTTCAAGTAACTGGTGACCTTTCACAAGCGACAGTTTACATCACATCCCTAGGAAACGAACGCGAACGCGAAGAAACATTAAAAGCACTATCAAAAGCAGCAGGATTCATTCGTTCTGAAATTGGCACACGTATTCGCTTACGTCGTACACCAGAAATCGTTTTCGAATTCGACGCATCAGTCGCTTACGGAAACAAAATCGAAGAACTCCTACGCGGCTTACATGAGAAACAGTAGAAAAGCTGTGGTTTCTCGTGTAGCTTTCTCCTCTCAGTAGAGGGCAAGCAGTGAGAGCCGGGCATGGTCACCGAAGCTAAACAAAAGATTAGCTGTGAGACCATCGCCAAAGCTGAATACAAAAGGTCTGCATCTGCATAATGTTATGCAGTTACAGACCTTTTCTCATTAAACGGAAGGTTTTTTAAATTACAATTGATAAAGGTGAAATGCTTGGAAGCTGAAATGGGTTATTTGTGATGAAAGAGTATTATTTTTCATCTTGGTGAAAAAATGAAATGTCTGGATTAATTGAAATTTTGTCGGGAATATTTGAAAAAATGTCGGGATAAATTACAAATTTGTCGGGATTAATTTTAAAACGTCCTAGATCTGGAGCTAGTTCATAATAAAATATTGAATATGGCTAGATTGTGAGAAGTTTTGGCTTGGATTTCCACGAAATTTGGCTAGATTTTATAAAATTATGGCTAGATTTCCACGAAATTTCGCAAGATTAATTCAACCAAATAAGAAGCGTCTAGAATAATTGGAAAAGAGTCTAGATTAATCGATAAAGTGTATAGAATACTTCCAAAGTTGTCTAGAATACGAGCCGAAGTGTCCAGATTATTTCAGGTAAATAAGAAGCATCTAGATTAATCGAGAAAGTGTCTAGAATACGAGCCGTATTGTCTTGATTAATTCAAGTAAATATGAAGTGTCTAGATTAATCGAGAAAGTGTCTAGAATATTTCCAAAATTGTCTAGAATACGAGCCGTATTGTCTAGATTATTTCAAGTAAATAAGAAGTGTCTAGATTAATTGGAAAAGAGTCTAGATTAATCAAGTAAGTGTCTAGAATACTCCCAGAAGCGTCTAGAATATGAGCCGAAGTGTCCAGATTAGTTCAACCAAATAAAAAGAGTCTAGATTAATCGAGAAAGTGTCTAGAATACTCCCAGAAGAGTCTAGAATACGAGCCGTATTGTCTAGATTATTTCAAGTAAATAAGAAGTGTCTAGAATAATTGGAAAAGAGTCTAGATTAATCAAGTAAATGTCTAGAATACTCCCAGAAGAGTCTAGAATACGAGCCGAATTGTCCAGATTAATTCAACCAAATAAGAAGTGTCTAGAATAATTGGAAAAGCGTCTAGATTAGTCGAGAAAGTGTCTAGAATACTCCCAGAAGAGTCTAGAATACGAGCCGTAGTGTCTAGATTATTTCAGGTAAATAAGAAGTGTCTAGAATAATTGGAAAAGCGTCTAGATTAGTCGAGAAAGTGTCTAGAATACTTCCAGAAGAGTCTAGAATATGAGCCGAATTGTCCAGATTATTTCAGGTAAATAAGAAGCGTCTAGAATAATTGGAAAAGAGTCTAGATTAATCGATAAAGTGTCTAGAATAATTGGAAAAGCGTCTAGATTAATCGAGAAAGTGTCTTGAATACTCCCAGAAGAGTCTAGAATTTGAGCCGTATTGTCTAGATTATTTCAAGTAAATAAGAAGCGTCTAGAATAATTGGAAAAGAGTCTAGATTAATCAAGTAAGTGTCTAGAATACTCCCAAAAGTGTCTAGAAAATCACCTGAATTGTCCAGATTAATCCAAGTAAATAAGAAGAGTCTAGAATAATTGAAAAAGCGTCTAGATTAATCGAGTGATAAAATACCTTAAAAGTAGACAAAAATATCCGAACAAATAAGTAGATACATCTAGGGAGCGGATATTCTTGAGAAAAAGTTATTCATATGAACTAAAAAAAGAAGCAGTAGAACTCTACTTTGAAGGATTTTCAGCCAGTTATGTCGCTAATAAATTGGATATCTCCAGCCGTACACTCGTTAATGACTGGGTTAAGCAAGTGAAGGTTTCTAATACATTCGATGTTCTGCTTCCTAATCAAGGAAGACCTAGAAAAAATAGTAAGAAAAAGGAAACAATAGTTGAAGAAAATGAACGGTTAAAATTAGAGAATTTATATCTAAAAAAGCTCTTGGAGCTGAAAAGGGGGTGAATGGAAAACGAGTAACATTTGAATTTATTGAAGAACAATCCGAAAATTATCCTGTTACAACTATCTTTAAATTCATAAATGGTGTATCAAGATCAGGATATTATAAATGGAAAAAAGAAAAAGAAACACGTGAATCGCAAGCGGAAAAAGATAAACCAATTTTAAACGAAATGATTGTACATTATAGGATTCATGGTGGGAATTTAGGAAATGAACGGTTTAAATTAATTCTAGATCAGATATTGGATCACCCCATTAACGTTAAAAGAATTCGTCGAATGAGAGAGCAATACAACCTACCATTATTAACGAAAAAGAGAAAGCCTCATAGAGGCTTTAAGGAACATGTGAAGGTGGGGAATTTATTAAATCGTAACTTTAAAGCAAGACGTCAAGGTATTAAATTCAGTATAGATATCTCTTATTTAGAAATTAAGAAACCTGCATCAGATTTCATCTTTTTATGTGCGATTAAAGATTTATTTAATAATGAAATCGTAGCTTATAAAATCGGTGATTATCAAGATTTAGACCTTGTTCTAGATACGGTTAAATTACTAAAAGAAAAAGGACCTGAAAAAGGAGCGATCATTCACAGTGATCAAGGCTCACAATTTACAAGTTCCCTTTACATGAAAGAGCTTCAAAATCTTCAATTCACACAATCAATGTCTCGCAGAGGCAACTGCTGGGACAATGCATGTATCGAAAGTTTCTTCGGAAAATTAAAAACCGAAATGCCTGGTTTTGGCCAACCAGAAACTAAAGAAGAAATGATTGAAGCTGTATCAAACTATATAAAGTATTATAACGAAATTCGACCACAATTAAAACTGAAAATGAGTCCAGTACAGTATCGAAATAATTCGGTAGCTGCTTAAACAAGGTAGGAGAGAAAAAATCACCTTACCATTTTAGATTCAACCTCCCCTTGCCTTTTTTCACCATATCCCGTGAAGTCAGTCAAAGGCTCTTTTCACTTTGACTGACTTCACGGGATATGGGATCTTGAATTGAAGGGAGGTTGTACGAGATTAATCTGAAATTATAGGTATTTTGAATTTGACTGGGTAGATTTTTAAAAAATAATATTAATGAATTTGTCGGGATAGAAATTGTCCACTTGACAGGTAGTAAGTCAGAGAAAGTGTCTAGAATATTTCCAAAATTGTCTAGAATACGAGCCGAAGTGTCTAGATTATTTCAAGTAAATAAGAAGTGTCTAGAATAATTTCTAAAGCGTCTAGATTAGTCGAAAAAGTGTCTAGAATACTCCCAGAAGAGTCTAGAATACGAGCCGAATTGTCCAGATTAATTCAACCAAATAAGAAGTGTCTAGAATAATTGGAAAAGCGTCTAGATTAGTCGAGAAAGTGTCTAGAATACTCCCAGAAGAGTCTAGATTACGAGCCGTATTGTCTAGATTATTTCAAGTAAATAAGAAGCGTCTAGAATAATTGGAAAAGAGTCTAGATTAATCGAGAAAGTGTCTAGAATACTCCCAGAAGAGTCTAGAATATGAGCCGTAGTGTCTAGATTATTTCAGGTAAATAAGAAGTGTCTAGAATAATTGGAAAAGAGTCTAGATTAATCAAGTAAGTGTCTAGAATACTCCCAGAAGAGTCTACAATATGAGCCGAATTGTCCAGATTAATTCAACCAAATAAGAAGCGTCTAGAATAATTGGAAAAGAGTCTAGATTAACTGCAAAAGTGTCTAGAATACTTCCAAAATTGTCTAGAATACGAGCCAAATTGTCCAGATTAATTCAACCAAATAAGAAGTGTCTAGAATAATTGGAAAAGCGTCTAGATTAGTCGAGAAAGTGTCTAGAATACTCCCAGAAGAGTCTAGATTACGAGCCGTATTGTCTAGATTATTTCAAGTAAATAAGAAGCGTCTAGAATAATTGGAAAAGAGTCTAGATTAATCGAGAAAGTGTCTAGAATACTCCCAGAAGAGTCTAGAATATGAGCCGTAGTGTCTAGATTATTTCAGGTAAATAAGAAGTGTCTAGAATAATTGGAAAAGAGTCTAGATTAATCAAGTAAGTGTCTAGAATACTCCCAGAAGAGTCTACAATATGAGCCGAATTGTCCAGATTAATTCAACCAAATAAGAAGCGTCTAGAATAATTGGAAAAGAGTCTAGATTAACTGCAAAAGTGTCTAGAATACTTCCAAAATTGTCTAGAATACGAGCCAAATTGTCCAGATTAATTCAACCAAATAAGAAGTGTCTAGAATAATTTCTAAAGAGTCTAGATTAGTCGAGAAAGTGTCTAGAATACTCCCAGAAGAGTCTAGAATACGAGCCGAAGTGTCCAGATTATTTCAACCAAATAATAAGAGTCCAGATTAGTCGAGAAAGTGTCTAGAATACTCCCAGAAGAGTCTAGAATACGAGCCGAATTGTCCAGATTATTTCAACCAAATAAAAAGAGTCTAGATTAATCAAGAAAGTGTCTAGAATACTCCCAGAAGAGTCTAGAATACGAGCCAAATTGTCCAGATTATTTCAACCAAATAAAAAGCGTCTAGAATAATCGAAAAAGCGTCTAGAATACTCCCAAAAGTGTCTAGAAAATCACCCGAATTGTCCAGATTAATCCAACATTACTCCAAATCAAATTTAATAAAAACCCAATGCATAGACCTACCTATGCTTTAGCCAGAACCAAAAATCCAAAACTACTACAAACCCAAATCATTTCATCAAAAAAGGAGCACATACAATGAACGGGATTCTTCCTCTATGGAAAGAGCGCGGGATGACGAGTCATGATTGCGTATTCAAACTAAGAAAAATACTAAAAACGAAAAAAGTCGGCCATACTGGAACACTTGATCCGGGAGTAGAAGGCGTCCTACCTATTTGTATTGGCCAAGCGACACGGATTGCCGAGTACCTAACAGACGCAGGGAAAACTTATGAAGCGATCGTTTCCATAGGACGTACAACGACAACGGAAGATGCAGAAGGGGAGACTGTTGAGCAAGATGACTCGCATAAGTCCATCACTCGCGAGCAGCTGCTACAAGCACTTTCTTCTCTAACAGGAGAGATTGAACAAACTCCTCCGATGTACTCAGCTGTCAAAGTAAACGGTAAAAAATTATATGAGTATGCTAGAAAAGGGCAAGAAGTGGAACGCCCAACTCGTAAGGTTACCATTTATCAACTTGATTTATTAGATGAAGCATCAAACTTCGAAGGGCAAGAAATCACCTTTAAAATTCGTATAAAATGCTCAAAAGGGACATATATTCGCACATTAGCAGTTCAAATTGGAGAAGCGCTCGGGTTTCCCGCACATATGGCATCGCTTGTTCGAACAGCATCAGGTACCTTTTCTAAAGAAAATTGTGTTACGATATCAGAGGTAGAAGCGGCGATGAATGAAGAAAAAGTTGACCAATATATTCTACCTGTGGAATATGCACTTACTGCATTTCCATATATTGAAATCGATGAATCGATAGAAAAACAAATTTTGAATGGACAAGTTCTC
Coding sequences:
- a CDS encoding YlxR family protein — protein: MTTKKKVPLRKCVATGEMLPKKSMLRVVRTKEGEVAVDVTGKKSGRGAYISKSEEAVDIAQKKNILERQLEVEIPDEVYDELIRLIRRESIL
- the rimP gene encoding ribosome maturation factor RimP, which encodes MSKVTSVIEQLVTPILEELNLELVDIEFVKEGRNWFLRIYIDTPEGGIDIDQCALVSERLSVLLDENDPIEQNYYLEVSSPGAERPLKKESDFEKAVGKFIYVKTYEPIKDLKEFQGYLTAYTEQGLEMEVRIKTRKIKLLVEKEKVAKARLAIDFSSN
- a CDS encoding IS3 family transposase, producing MNGKRVTFEFIEEQSENYPVTTIFKFINGVSRSGYYKWKKEKETRESQAEKDKPILNEMIVHYRIHGGNLGNERFKLILDQILDHPINVKRIRRMREQYNLPLLTKKRKPHRGFKEHVKVGNLLNRNFKARRQGIKFSIDISYLEIKKPASDFIFLCAIKDLFNNEIVAYKIGDYQDLDLVLDTVKLLKEKGPEKGAIIHSDQGSQFTSSLYMKELQNLQFTQSMSRRGNCWDNACIESFFGKLKTEMPGFGQPETKEEMIEAVSNYIKYYNEIRPQLKLKMSPVQYRNNSVAA
- the truB gene encoding tRNA pseudouridine(55) synthase TruB; protein product: MNGILPLWKERGMTSHDCVFKLRKILKTKKVGHTGTLDPGVEGVLPICIGQATRIAEYLTDAGKTYEAIVSIGRTTTTEDAEGETVEQDDSHKSITREQLLQALSSLTGEIEQTPPMYSAVKVNGKKLYEYARKGQEVERPTRKVTIYQLDLLDEASNFEGQEITFKIRIKCSKGTYIRTLAVQIGEALGFPAHMASLVRTASGTFSKENCVTISEVEAAMNEEKVDQYILPVEYALTAFPYIEIDESIEKQILNGQVLPIHALLKENDKIVFGMSQKAIAVYIQHPTKPHLMKPEKMFPTI
- a CDS encoding transposase, producing MRKSYSYELKKEAVELYFEGFSASYVANKLDISSRTLVNDWVKQVKVSNTFDVLLPNQGRPRKNSKKKETIVEENERLKLENLYLKKLLELKRG
- a CDS encoding DUF503 domain-containing protein, which codes for MIVYAEVEFLIPTAHSLKEKRAVLQRMITRTKQKFNVSVAEIDHQNVWQRTRLAIVSVASSKTSAESEINYALQFLKSNPEWEQLEVWKEYL
- the nusA gene encoding transcription termination factor NusA; the encoded protein is MGSELLDALTALEEQKGISRDVLVEAIEAALVTAYKRNFNQAQNVRVDLNLNNGSMIVYARKNVVDEVEDDRLEIAIEDAKLINPAYEIGDVLEEEVTPRNFGRIAAQTAKQVVTQRVREAERGLIYEEYVDRTDDIVTGTIERQDARNIYVSLGKVEAALPVNEQIQGEAYRPQSRLKVYITKVERTTRGPQVIVSRTHPGLLRRLFEMEVPEIYEGIVEIKSIAREAGDRSKISVVANNEEVDAVGACVGAKGARVQTIVNELNGEKIDIVEWSEDPIVFVANALSPSKVLDVLVNEEEKSTTVVVPDYQLSLAIGKRGQNARLAAKLTGWKIDIKSETDAREAGIYPSETSAFISQVDDDNNFSYDDVEYDLYGDDEE
- the rbfA gene encoding 30S ribosome-binding factor RbfA; translation: MSLRSNRVGEQMKKELGEIIGRKIKDPRVGFVTVTDVQVTGDLSQATVYITSLGNEREREETLKALSKAAGFIRSEIGTRIRLRRTPEIVFEFDASVAYGNKIEELLRGLHEKQ
- a CDS encoding YlxQ family RNA-binding protein, with the protein product MSNEKVLQLLGLAARARKVISGEELVVKEIRNGKAKLVLLADDASHNSSKKIKDKCTYYNVEYHVVGDRYAIGHATGKEARVAVAITDSGFAKKMSSLLNEK
- the infB gene encoding translation initiation factor IF-2, whose amino-acid sequence is MTKIRVHEYAKKVNKSSKEIVEQLKELNITVTNHMSTLESDAITKLDSVYGAAKQPVTATANASKESGHKNNPTNRDGNKQSSSQQRPSTNVRPNNSSNNNRQNNQGNSRPSNNQGGGNRPNNQGGNRPNNQGGNNNNRNDQRNNQKGGPGARKKPGIHGGKRRHPKTHQPTLPAVPKELPEKITFYESLSVAELAKKLHREPSELIKKLFMLGVMATINQELDKDAIELICADYGVEVEEEVRVDKTDLDVYFEQAEVNEEELAERPPVVTIMGHVDHGKTTLLDSIRNTKVTAGEAGGITQHIGAYQVNLDGKKITFLDTPGHAAFTTMRARGASITDIAIIVVAADDGVMPQTVEAINHAKAAEVPIIVAVNKMDKPTANPDRVMQELTEHGLVPEDWGGDTIFVPISALKGEGIDSLLEMILLVSEVAELKATPNRSAIGTVIEARLDKGRGSVATLLVQDGTLNIGDAIVVGHAYGRVRAMVNDLGRRIKEAGPATPVEITGMNEVPQAGDRFVVFADEKTARQVGESRAMSAIQASRSEKQRVTLDNLFEQMSQGDVKELNVIVKADVQGTVEAMAASLMKIDVEGVNVKIIHTGAGAITESDISLAAASNAIVIGFNVRPDVNAKRAADEEGVEIRLHRIIYKVIEEIEAAMKGMLDPEFEEKIIGQAEVRQTIKVSKVGTIAGSYITEGKFTRDSGVRVIREGIVVFEGELDSLKRFKDDAKEVAKGYECGITIKNYNDIKEGDILEAFIMEEIKRS